In bacterium, the genomic window CCAGCCGCTGCGATGTGGTGTCCATGGCCCTGGACCCGCTGGGCCCGGAGAAGAAGCCCCTCTACGCCAAGGAAGCCTCCTACCTGGCCTTCCCCGCCTCCGAGCACGTCGGCGCCAGCCGCAGCGGCCCGGTCGTGAGCATCCGCCCCGGCGGTCCCGTCGCGCTCAGCCAGAGCGATGCGAATCTCGCTTGGGTCTACGACATGGTCGCTGGCGCGGGCAGTTGGCCCCACGAAGCCAGCAGCTCGTCGGTGCTGCAGGTGGATGACGTGCTCTACGTCGGCACGGCGAACGGCAAGGGCAGCGATCACCGCACCACTCCCTCGCCCGGCGGTGCCAGTCTGATCGCGCTCGACAAGCGTACCGGGAAGCTCCTGGCTCGAGACAACGCCGGGATCGCGCCAGGCGTCTTCCATGGCCAGTGGTCGTCCCCGTCCTATGGGGTCGTCAACGGACGTCCGCTGGTGTTCTACGGCGGCGGGGACGGCGTGTGCTACGCCTTCGACGCCAAGCCCGAGCCGCGCGGCAACGGCAAGCCGGGCGCGCTCCGCTGTGTATGGCGATGTGACGGGAACCCGCCCGAGGCGCGGCGGAGAGGCTACCGCGACTCCGCCGGGCCGAATGACATCATCGGCACGCCCGTCTTCGACAGCAACCGGGTCTACGTGGCCACCGGCCAGGACCCGCGGCACGGCCCCGGCCGGGGCTGCCTGACTTGCATAGACGCGACAAAGGCGGGCAAGCTCACCGACGGGGCGGGCGTGCGTTGGCGCTACAAGGGTATCGGCCGCACCTGCTCGACCGTCTCGGTGGCTGATGGCTTGGTGTATGCGGTGGACTTCGCCGGTACGCTGCACTGCGTGGACGCGCAGACCGGCAAGCTGGTGTGGAGCCAGAACCTGCAGTCCAAGGTCTGGGGTTCGACTCTGTGCGCTGACGGCAAGGTGTACGTGGGTACCGAGCGCGGTCAACTGTGGATCATGAAGGCAGGCCGGCAGAAGCAGGTACTGTCCACCATAGCGATGCGCAGCCCGATCTACACGACGCCGGCCGCCGCGAATGGCGTGCTGTATGTGGCGACCCACCGGTACCTATACGCGTTCGCCAGGCCGAGCCAGGATGGCGAAGTGGCGCGTCGGTGACACAGGGCACAAATTGCTGTTGCATCGAGTGGGGAGTCTGAGTATAATGGCAATCTATCGCGCGGTGGAGCAGTCCGGTAGCTCGCAAGGCTCATAACCTTGAGGTCAGAGGTTCGAATCCTCTCCGCGCTACCAAACCATTCACCACTGGCTCCGGAACCTTGTACTGTATCTCTACAGTCAGGTCATCCGGGGTCAGTTTCATTTCTGAGACATGGTTGCGAACGAGTCTCTTCAGGTCTGCAGGGCTCCCTCCGGCGAGCAGGCGCTCCGTGTCGCGGCGGTAGGCCATGACCTCCTCGGTCTTCAGCATGGGTAGATCGCGAGCCACTCCTCGCTGGACCTCTGCCTGTTGCTTCTCGAACTGCAACTCTCGCAGACGCTCATTCGCCCGGGCTGCGTCCGCCAGGCCATCCTCTATGGCTGTGCGAACGTTGGCGATCTTCTGCTCGACCCCCTTCAGGCTCTTGTCGGCGGCCGCTGTCAGAGCCCCAGTCGCTCCACACAGGGCGCTCAGTTCGTCGTTGACCATCCGAGTGAACTTGCCAGCGTCACTGCAGAAGCCCAGAAGGCCCTGCAGCCCCGCCATGACCTCTGCCTCCACCTCCTGTTGGGGGACGTAGACCCCCGGCCCACAGCCAAGGCCCTTGCGATATGGCTGGCTTCCGCACACATAGTAGTTCTGCCCCTCAGCCACGCGGCGGCCTATCATGTTGTTGCCACAGCGTGCGCACTTGAAGAGTCCCCCGGACAGTAGGTACCGCGATTCACGACTCCTGCCGTAGCCCGCGTCAAAGCCCTGGTGCCTCTTCCGTTCCCGCGCTTCCAGCACCGCCCGCGCTTCGTCTTCCGTGATGAGCGCCTGGTGGGCCTTCTCGACGATCAGCCACTCCGACGGGGGACGCTTCCGCCCGTTCTTGTGGTGGACGTTCCAGACCCCGAAGCCGCAGTACTGCAGCAGCACGTTGGGCTCCAGCAGTGAGTTCCAGGTGGAGGTTGACCAGAAGGGATTCCGTCGAGCCGGGATCGCGTGATGGTTGCAGAAGTCGCGGAGTTCTTCGAGGGAAGCGCCGTTGGCGGCCAGATTCACAAAGCAATGCCTTGCCCATTCCATTGTCGGCTGTCCAGCGACGATGGTCTCGTCTGGGACCCAGACGCTCTTGGTCTGCGGACGGCCATGCTTGACCTGGCCTCGGTCGAGTTGCTGTAGCCGGTACCCCCAGAGAGGTTGTCCGCCATTCTTGTAGCACCAGCCGGTCTCCGGATCGCGCGTCTGCACGTTCGCGCGACAGCCCTTGCGCGTATGGAATGCCACCTCCCGACTGAAGGCCTCGTTCTTGGCGAAGGTGATGGCCTCCAGGTAGACCCCCGAGACGGTCTCCGTATCCATGTCCGGGTCGTTGAGGGACACAATCTCCAGCCCCTGCGCCTTCAGGTCCCGGAAAAGT contains:
- a CDS encoding PQQ-binding-like beta-propeller repeat protein; the encoded protein is MRVGRSVLLASLPVLLSALSPFAIAADWPQWGNTLGRNMVAVETGLPSYFSVGVPGRGDSWVTKPENLKWAARLGSQTYGSPVIAGGKVFIGTNNGAPRNSRLTGDRHVLMCFSEADGKFLWQMATPRRARSANFNPDYGMLGLCVAAAVDDSRAYVVTSRCDVVSMALDPLGPEKKPLYAKEASYLAFPASEHVGASRSGPVVSIRPGGPVALSQSDANLAWVYDMVAGAGSWPHEASSSSVLQVDDVLYVGTANGKGSDHRTTPSPGGASLIALDKRTGKLLARDNAGIAPGVFHGQWSSPSYGVVNGRPLVFYGGGDGVCYAFDAKPEPRGNGKPGALRCVWRCDGNPPEARRRGYRDSAGPNDIIGTPVFDSNRVYVATGQDPRHGPGRGCLTCIDATKAGKLTDGAGVRWRYKGIGRTCSTVSVADGLVYAVDFAGTLHCVDAQTGKLVWSQNLQSKVWGSTLCADGKVYVGTERGQLWIMKAGRQKQVLSTIAMRSPIYTTPAAANGVLYVATHRYLYAFARPSQDGEVARR
- a CDS encoding recombinase family protein, which codes for MEDKISLAQQIIRASQPGSGAAEKGPRKALAWGRVSTEGQEERGLSIPEQLREIEQYAERHGIEIVETFQEAASAFRHEERRHEFRRMIEVAKARADVTIILVHDLSRFSRDSMKGRQLFRDLKAQGLEIVSLNDPDMDTETVSGVYLEAITFAKNEAFSREVAFHTRKGCRANVQTRDPETGWCYKNGGQPLWGYRLQQLDRGQVKHGRPQTKSVWVPDETIVAGQPTMEWARHCFVNLAANGASLEELRDFCNHHAIPARRNPFWSTSTWNSLLEPNVLLQYCGFGVWNVHHKNGRKRPPSEWLIVEKAHQALITEDEARAVLEARERKRHQGFDAGYGRSRESRYLLSGGLFKCARCGNNMIGRRVAEGQNYYVCGSQPYRKGLGCGPGVYVPQQEVEAEVMAGLQGLLGFCSDAGKFTRMVNDELSALCGATGALTAAADKSLKGVEQKIANVRTAIEDGLADAARANERLRELQFEKQQAEVQRGVARDLPMLKTEEVMAYRRDTERLLAGGSPADLKRLVRNHVSEMKLTPDDLTVEIQYKVPEPVVNGLVARRGFEPLTSRL